The following proteins are co-located in the Takifugu flavidus isolate HTHZ2018 chromosome 16, ASM371156v2, whole genome shotgun sequence genome:
- the eif2ak4 gene encoding eIF-2-alpha kinase GCN2 isoform X1, which translates to MSSQLTPADRTDERTTQQDNELEALASIFGDDFQDLRNSDPWKVKRPPEVYLCLRPNGLNNGQGCYATVDLQVKCPPSYPDVPPELELKNAKGLSNEKLQNLQSELNKLAASRCGEVMIYELADHIQGFLSEHNKPPPRSFHDEMLKNQQRQQEKRAQEEQQRMDQLRKKEEEMEKEIMAEIQRREEEKREEKRRKEMAKLERLESIDQSLSANSNLLGKSPPTPGKTPPELTDARKAVGNRRRTTSNSRHRRDTCNEDTHRLQEVLHFSSSTFGELLVHRGKSLGVSQHLGRDVYNGFETNSGEFAVIYEWTLHWNKKMGKFFTTQEKAKIESCKKQIHAAENEFNSLLKLNHPNLVHYMALSTTEKEDCLVVNLLVEHVSGTNLNQSLTTHGPVPLDKLCHYTAQLLAALDYLHSNSVVHKQLCASSVLVDSEGTVHLTDYSLSKRFADICKEDIFEQAHVRFTEGTAMPTKLGKKGDVWNLGLMLLALSQGKEVKEYPVTVPSSLPPDFQDFLNKCVCLNDVDRWTPQQLLDHSFLKPPSPKNLPQYQEASPEDLAVDFASTVIPRSHILDAPFISGVQRQFSRYFNEFEELQLLGKGAFGAVIKVQNKLDGCYYAVKRIQVNPASKHFRRIKGEVTLLSRLNHENIVRYYNAWIERHEKPCTGVPSSTDSSEPQSPDKSPHGKKPPQRLNELGLPDNVEDAAPPPALSSSVEWSTSIERSSSAKCRGHQSSDEEDEEEEEEDVFGASFLPSDSHSRSDIIFDNGDESPDEMSQVEPSKRPTSDTEETTDSESSLLVAHYLYIQMEYCEKSTLRDTIDHGLYQDQNRLWRLFREILDGLAYIHQQGMIHRDLKPVNIFLDSQDHVKIGDFGLATDHPASVAAGKYEVEEHSTGLVPKSDPTDNMTGMVGTALYVSPEVQGNTKATYNQKVDLFSLGIILFEMSYRPMTTGAERISVLGQLRGEPIVFPQDFCTNEISTQMKVIEWLLNHDPALRPTAQEVLKSELLPLPQMEESELHEVLQHTMANVNGKAYRTMVGQLFAQDISPVMDYTYDIDLHRGNFSFNGAKLQQHVHETIIRILKKHGAVRLQTPLLFPRNKKLYDGSELACFMDHSGMLVTLPYDLRMAFARFVARNNITHLKRYSIDRVFRPRKLDRAHPRELLECAFDIITPVTNSLLPDAEAIYAISEIIQEFPILQERNYHIYLNHTSLLKAILLHSGIPEDKLSQASIILCDSMSEKLTKREVEAKFCNFSLSTKSLQTLYKYIEQKGELQDLLPLLTTLTKHKTAVSQHAKQGIKDLEEVTGLLNKLGVKLQVVINLGLVYKVQHHTGVIFQFVAFINKRKKMVADIIAAGGRYDHLIVEFRGPASIVPVPSAVGASLALEKVCVALAGMEEPPSVSSCDVLVVPVGHSSMTRAINVVQKLWSTGISADITYDVSQSQETLLEHCRLAGINCTALVSDKEGSYVKVKSFEKDRQYEKRIPDWDLVDHIIQKCRNKFFEERNIREVPDSMALQNPKGSLLSSSGSSEPHGSSSIVNVNVISPEKVSASVRRRYETQIQTRLQNLGSNLQNKSNDIEVLAVDLQRETLINFLSLEFDSEFQFDSSVKTLLSRLPKQRYLKSICDELHRFKIAKKVGVVVLYSYRDDYYKILV; encoded by the exons ATGAGCAGTCAGCTCACTCCAGCGGACAGGACGGACGAGCGCACCACCCAGCAGGACAACGAGCTCGAGGCGCTCGCCTCTATCTTTGGAGATGACTTCCAGGATCTGCGAAACAGCGACCCGTGGAAG gttaaAAGGCCTCCGGAGGTGTACCTCTGCCTGCGGCCCAACGGGCTGAATAACGGCCAGGGTTGCTACGCGACGGTGGACCTGCAGGTCAAATGTCCACCTTCATACCCAGATGT GCCTCCAGAGCTGGAGCTAAAGAACGCCAAAGGTCTGTCCAATGAAAAgcttcagaacctccagagTGAGCTCAACAAGCTGGCAGCGTCACGATGTGGTGAG GTGATGATTTACGAACTAGCGGACCACATCCAGGGGTTCCTCAGTGAGCATAACAAACCCCCACCGCGTTCCTTCCACGACGAGATGCTCAAGAAccagcagagacagcaggagaaacgagcacaggaggagcagcagaggatggaTCAGCTGCgcaagaaggaggaggagatg gaAAAAGAAATCATGGCTGAAATCCAAAGACGAGAAGAGGAGAAACGGGAGGAAAAGCGACGGAAGGAGATGGcaaaactg GAGAGACTTGAGAGTATCGATCAGTCATTAAGTGCAAACTCCAACCTGCTTGGAAAGAGCCCCCCCACACCTGGAAAAACTCCCCCTGAACTGACCGATGCCAGGAAAGCAGTTGGTAACCGCCGTCGGACTACCTCAAACTCTCGCCACAG ACGCGATACGTGTAACGAAGACACCCATCGTTTGCAAGAGGTCCtccacttcagcagcagcacgttTGGAGAGCTCCTCGTTCACAGAGGGAAGAGTTTAG GTGTGAGCCAGCACCTGGGCCGCGATGTTTACAACGGGTTCGAGACAAACTCCGGGGAGTTTGCTGTGATTTATGAGTGGACTCTCCACTGGAACAAGAAAATGGGCAAGTTCTTCACCACTCAGGAGAAAGCCAAAATTGAGAGCTGCAAGAAACAG ATCCACGCAGCAGAGAATGAATTTAACTCCCTCTTGAAGTTGAATCATCCAAACTTGGTTCATTACATGGCGCTGAGCACCACGGAGAAGGAAGACTGCCTGGTGGtgaacctgctggtggagcatGTGTCCGGCACCAATCTCAACCAAAGCTTAACCACCCACGGGCCGGTCCCCCTGGACAAGCTGTGCCACTACACAGCCCAGCTGCTGGCGGCTCTCGACTACCTTCACTCCAACTCGGTGGTCCACAAACAGCTGTGTGCGTCCAGCGTGCTGGTGGACTCCGAGGGCACCGTTCATCTGACTGATTACAGCCTGTCGAAGAGATTCGCTGACATCTGCAAGGAGGACATTTTTGAGCAAGCCCACGTGCGTTTCACGGAGGGCACGGCCATGCCGACTAAACTGGGCAAGAAGGGGGACGTGTGGAACCTGGGGCTGATGCTGCTGGCTCTGAGTCAGgggaaggaggtgaaggagtATCCAGTGACGGTGCCTTCCAGCCTGCCTCCCGATTTCCAGGATTTCCTCAACAA gtgcgtctgcctgaaCGACGTGGACCGTTGGAcacctcagcagctcctggaccaCTCTTTTCTCAAGCCGCCATCGCCTAAGAACCTACCACAGTATCAGGAAGCCAGCCCAGAAG ATCTGGCCGTGGACTTTGCTTCGACAGTCATTCCAAGGAGTCACATCCTCGATGCTCCCTTCATCTCAGGGGTGCAGAGGCAGTTTTCTCGCTACTTCAACGAGTtcgaagagctgcagctgcttggaAAGGGCGCCTTTGGTGCCGTTATCAAG GTTCAGAACAAACTAGACGGTTGCTATTATGCCGTGAAGCGCATCCAGGTCAACCCGGCCAGCAAACATTTCCGCCGAATTAAAGGCGAGGTGACGCTGCTGTCCCGCCTCAACCACGAGAACATCGTCCGCTACTACAACGCCTGGATCGAACGACACGAGAAGCCCTGCACCGGGGTGCCGAGCAGCACCGACAGCTCGGAGCCGCAGAGCCCTGACAAGTCTCCTCACGGCAAAAAGCCTCCACAGCGCCTGAACGAGCTGGGCCTCCCCGACAACGTGGAGGACGCCGCTCCGCCTCCCGCCCTGTCCAGCTCCGTGGAGTGGTCCACCTCCATTGAGAGGTCCTCCAGTGCGAAATGCAGAGGACACCAGTcgagtgatgaagaggatgaggaggaggaggaggaggacgtgttTGGTGCTTCATTTTT GCCATCGGATAGTCACTCCAGGAGTGACATCATCTTTGACAACGGCGACGAAAGCCCAGATGAGATGTCCCAG GTCGAGCCGAGCAAAAGGCCAACCAGCGACACTGAAGAGACGACGGACTCGGAGAGTTCGCTCCTCGTAGCACATTACCTGTACATCCAA ATGGAATACTGTGAAAAAAGCACTTTAAGGGACACAATAGATCACGGGCTGTACCAGGACCAGAACCGCTTATGGAGACTCTTCAGGGAAATCCTGGACGGACTCGCTTACATCCATCAGCAG GGTATGATTCACAGGGACCTGAAACCTGTCAACATCTTCCTGGACTCGCAGGACCACGTGAAGATTGGAGACTTTGGCCTGGCTACAGACCATCCTGCTAGTGTG GCTGCAGGTAAATATGAAGTGGAAGAGCACAGCACAGGATTGGTGCCCAAATCAGACCCAACAG ATAACATGACAGGTATGGTTGGCACTGCCCTTTACGTCAGCCCCGAGGTTCAGGGAAACACCAAAGCCACCTACAACCAA AAAGTGGACCTGTTTAGTTTAGGCATCATCCTCTTTGAGATGTCCTATCGGCCCATGACCACCGGCGCCGAGCGGATTTCTGTCCTGGGCCAGCTTCGTGGG gAGCCCATCGTCTTTCCTCAGGACTTCTGTACCAATGAGATAAGTACGCAG ATGAAAGTGATCGAGTGGCTGCTGAACCACGACCCAGCCCTGCGGCCCACCGCCCAGGAGGTGCTGAAGAGCGAATTGCTGCCTTTGCCACAGATGGAGGAGTCTGAGCTTCACGAGGTGCTCCAGCACACCATGGCCAACGTCAATGGCAAAGCCTATCGCACCATGGTGGGCCAGCTGTTTGCCCAGGACATCTCTCCTGTCATGGACTACACATATGATATCGACCTGCACAGG GGCAACTTCAGCTTTAACGGTGCAAAATTGCAGCAGCATGTGCACGAAACAATCATAAGGATCTTGAAGAAGCACG GTGCGGTGCGTCTCCAAACCCCACTGCTCTTCCCCAGAAACAAGAAGCTGTACGATGGTAGCGAGCTGGCTTGCTTCATGGACCATAGCGGAATGCTGGTTACGCTGCCTTACGACCTGCGC ATGGCGTTCGCAAGATTTGTCGCTCGCAACAATATCACCCACCTCAAGAG GTATAGCATCGATCGCGTCTTCCGCCCCAGGAAGCTGGATCGAGCGCACCCCAGGGAGCTCCTGGAATGTGCCTTTGACATCATCACACCCGTCACCAACAGCCTGCTCCCTGACGCCGAGGCCATTTACGCCATCTCTGAAATAATCCAGGAATTCCCCATCCTTCAG GAAAGGAACTATCACATTTACCTGAACCACACCAGCCTGTTGAAGGCCATCCTGCTGCACAGCGGGATCCCCGAGGACAAACTGAGCCAGGCCTCCATTATCCTGTGTGACTCCATG agCGAAAAGTTGACCAAACGTGAGGTGGAGGCAAAGTTCTGCAACTTCTCACTGTCGACCAAAAGC TTGCAGACGTTGTACAAGTACATCGAGCAAAAGGGggagctgcaggacctgctgccgctgctgacAACACTGACCAAACACAAGACGGCTGTCAGTCAACACGCCAAGCAGGGGAtcaaggacctggaggaggtcaCGGGGTTGCTGAATAAACTGGGGGTGAAACTGCAG GTGGTGATTAATTTAGGGCTGGTTTACAAGGTGCAACATCACACAGGAGTCATCTTCCAGTTTGTGGCTTTTATTAACAAACGCAAGAAAATGGTGGCGGATATCATCGCCGCCGGAGGACGCTACGATCACTTG ATTGTGGAGTTTCGAGGTCCAGCATCTATTGTACCAGTCCCCTCTGCAGTGGGAGCCAGTTTAGCCCTTGAAAAAGTCTGTGTTGCCCTGGCTGGCATGGAGGAGCca CCTTCGGTGAGTTCCTGCGACGTTCTGGTGGTCCCGGTCGGACATTCTTCAATGACCAGAGCCATTAATGTTGTCCAGAAGCTGTGGAGCACCGGCATCTCTGCAGACATCACCTACGACGTCTCACAG TCTCAGGAGACGTTGCTGGAGCACTGCAGGCTGGCCGGCATCAACTGCACGGCCCTGGTCTCTGACAAGGAGGGCAGCTACGTGAAG GTCAAATCCTTCGAGAAGGACCGACAGTATGAAAAGAGGATCCCCGACTGGGACTTGGTGGACCACATCATCCAGAAGTGTCGGAACAAATTCTTTGAGGAAAGAAACATCAG AGAGGTCCCTGACAGCATGGCCCTCCAGAACCCTAAAGGAtcgctgctcagctcttcag GCTCCTCTGAACcacacggcagcagcagcatcgtgaACGTGAACGTCATCAGCCCGGAGAAGGTGTCGGCCAGCGTGCGGCGGCGCTACGAGACTCAG ATCCAGACCAGGCTGCAGAACCTGGGAAGCAATCTGCAGAACAAAAGCAACGACATCGAGGTTCTGGCT GTGGACCTGCAGAGGGAAACGCTGatcaacttcctgtctttggag TTTGACAGTGAATTCCAGTTCGACAGCAGCGTGAAGACCCTCCTGTCCCGGCTGCCCAAGCAGCGCTACCTGAAGTCCATCTGCGACGAGCTGCACCGCTTCAAAATCGCCAAAAA GGTCGGCGTGGTGGTTCTGTACAGCTACAGGGACGACTACTACAAGATCCTGGTCTGA
- the eif2ak4 gene encoding eIF-2-alpha kinase GCN2 isoform X2 produces MKSFRTSRVSSTSWQRHDVVMIYELADHIQGFLSEHNKPPPRSFHDEMLKNQQRQQEKRAQEEQQRMDQLRKKEEEMEKEIMAEIQRREEEKREEKRRKEMAKLERLESIDQSLSANSNLLGKSPPTPGKTPPELTDARKAVGNRRRTTSNSRHRRDTCNEDTHRLQEVLHFSSSTFGELLVHRGKSLGVSQHLGRDVYNGFETNSGEFAVIYEWTLHWNKKMGKFFTTQEKAKIESCKKQIHAAENEFNSLLKLNHPNLVHYMALSTTEKEDCLVVNLLVEHVSGTNLNQSLTTHGPVPLDKLCHYTAQLLAALDYLHSNSVVHKQLCASSVLVDSEGTVHLTDYSLSKRFADICKEDIFEQAHVRFTEGTAMPTKLGKKGDVWNLGLMLLALSQGKEVKEYPVTVPSSLPPDFQDFLNKCVCLNDVDRWTPQQLLDHSFLKPPSPKNLPQYQEASPEDLAVDFASTVIPRSHILDAPFISGVQRQFSRYFNEFEELQLLGKGAFGAVIKVQNKLDGCYYAVKRIQVNPASKHFRRIKGEVTLLSRLNHENIVRYYNAWIERHEKPCTGVPSSTDSSEPQSPDKSPHGKKPPQRLNELGLPDNVEDAAPPPALSSSVEWSTSIERSSSAKCRGHQSSDEEDEEEEEEDVFGASFLPSDSHSRSDIIFDNGDESPDEMSQVEPSKRPTSDTEETTDSESSLLVAHYLYIQMEYCEKSTLRDTIDHGLYQDQNRLWRLFREILDGLAYIHQQGMIHRDLKPVNIFLDSQDHVKIGDFGLATDHPASVAAGKYEVEEHSTGLVPKSDPTDNMTGMVGTALYVSPEVQGNTKATYNQKVDLFSLGIILFEMSYRPMTTGAERISVLGQLRGEPIVFPQDFCTNEISTQMKVIEWLLNHDPALRPTAQEVLKSELLPLPQMEESELHEVLQHTMANVNGKAYRTMVGQLFAQDISPVMDYTYDIDLHRGNFSFNGAKLQQHVHETIIRILKKHGAVRLQTPLLFPRNKKLYDGSELACFMDHSGMLVTLPYDLRMAFARFVARNNITHLKRYSIDRVFRPRKLDRAHPRELLECAFDIITPVTNSLLPDAEAIYAISEIIQEFPILQERNYHIYLNHTSLLKAILLHSGIPEDKLSQASIILCDSMSEKLTKREVEAKFCNFSLSTKSLQTLYKYIEQKGELQDLLPLLTTLTKHKTAVSQHAKQGIKDLEEVTGLLNKLGVKLQVVINLGLVYKVQHHTGVIFQFVAFINKRKKMVADIIAAGGRYDHLIVEFRGPASIVPVPSAVGASLALEKVCVALAGMEEPPSVSSCDVLVVPVGHSSMTRAINVVQKLWSTGISADITYDVSQSQETLLEHCRLAGINCTALVSDKEGSYVKVKSFEKDRQYEKRIPDWDLVDHIIQKCRNKFFEERNIREVPDSMALQNPKGSLLSSSGSSEPHGSSSIVNVNVISPEKVSASVRRRYETQIQTRLQNLGSNLQNKSNDIEVLAVDLQRETLINFLSLEFDSEFQFDSSVKTLLSRLPKQRYLKSICDELHRFKIAKKVGVVVLYSYRDDYYKILV; encoded by the exons ATGAAAAgcttcagaacctccagagTGAGCTCAACAAGCTGGCAGCGTCACGATGTG GTGATGATTTACGAACTAGCGGACCACATCCAGGGGTTCCTCAGTGAGCATAACAAACCCCCACCGCGTTCCTTCCACGACGAGATGCTCAAGAAccagcagagacagcaggagaaacgagcacaggaggagcagcagaggatggaTCAGCTGCgcaagaaggaggaggagatg gaAAAAGAAATCATGGCTGAAATCCAAAGACGAGAAGAGGAGAAACGGGAGGAAAAGCGACGGAAGGAGATGGcaaaactg GAGAGACTTGAGAGTATCGATCAGTCATTAAGTGCAAACTCCAACCTGCTTGGAAAGAGCCCCCCCACACCTGGAAAAACTCCCCCTGAACTGACCGATGCCAGGAAAGCAGTTGGTAACCGCCGTCGGACTACCTCAAACTCTCGCCACAG ACGCGATACGTGTAACGAAGACACCCATCGTTTGCAAGAGGTCCtccacttcagcagcagcacgttTGGAGAGCTCCTCGTTCACAGAGGGAAGAGTTTAG GTGTGAGCCAGCACCTGGGCCGCGATGTTTACAACGGGTTCGAGACAAACTCCGGGGAGTTTGCTGTGATTTATGAGTGGACTCTCCACTGGAACAAGAAAATGGGCAAGTTCTTCACCACTCAGGAGAAAGCCAAAATTGAGAGCTGCAAGAAACAG ATCCACGCAGCAGAGAATGAATTTAACTCCCTCTTGAAGTTGAATCATCCAAACTTGGTTCATTACATGGCGCTGAGCACCACGGAGAAGGAAGACTGCCTGGTGGtgaacctgctggtggagcatGTGTCCGGCACCAATCTCAACCAAAGCTTAACCACCCACGGGCCGGTCCCCCTGGACAAGCTGTGCCACTACACAGCCCAGCTGCTGGCGGCTCTCGACTACCTTCACTCCAACTCGGTGGTCCACAAACAGCTGTGTGCGTCCAGCGTGCTGGTGGACTCCGAGGGCACCGTTCATCTGACTGATTACAGCCTGTCGAAGAGATTCGCTGACATCTGCAAGGAGGACATTTTTGAGCAAGCCCACGTGCGTTTCACGGAGGGCACGGCCATGCCGACTAAACTGGGCAAGAAGGGGGACGTGTGGAACCTGGGGCTGATGCTGCTGGCTCTGAGTCAGgggaaggaggtgaaggagtATCCAGTGACGGTGCCTTCCAGCCTGCCTCCCGATTTCCAGGATTTCCTCAACAA gtgcgtctgcctgaaCGACGTGGACCGTTGGAcacctcagcagctcctggaccaCTCTTTTCTCAAGCCGCCATCGCCTAAGAACCTACCACAGTATCAGGAAGCCAGCCCAGAAG ATCTGGCCGTGGACTTTGCTTCGACAGTCATTCCAAGGAGTCACATCCTCGATGCTCCCTTCATCTCAGGGGTGCAGAGGCAGTTTTCTCGCTACTTCAACGAGTtcgaagagctgcagctgcttggaAAGGGCGCCTTTGGTGCCGTTATCAAG GTTCAGAACAAACTAGACGGTTGCTATTATGCCGTGAAGCGCATCCAGGTCAACCCGGCCAGCAAACATTTCCGCCGAATTAAAGGCGAGGTGACGCTGCTGTCCCGCCTCAACCACGAGAACATCGTCCGCTACTACAACGCCTGGATCGAACGACACGAGAAGCCCTGCACCGGGGTGCCGAGCAGCACCGACAGCTCGGAGCCGCAGAGCCCTGACAAGTCTCCTCACGGCAAAAAGCCTCCACAGCGCCTGAACGAGCTGGGCCTCCCCGACAACGTGGAGGACGCCGCTCCGCCTCCCGCCCTGTCCAGCTCCGTGGAGTGGTCCACCTCCATTGAGAGGTCCTCCAGTGCGAAATGCAGAGGACACCAGTcgagtgatgaagaggatgaggaggaggaggaggaggacgtgttTGGTGCTTCATTTTT GCCATCGGATAGTCACTCCAGGAGTGACATCATCTTTGACAACGGCGACGAAAGCCCAGATGAGATGTCCCAG GTCGAGCCGAGCAAAAGGCCAACCAGCGACACTGAAGAGACGACGGACTCGGAGAGTTCGCTCCTCGTAGCACATTACCTGTACATCCAA ATGGAATACTGTGAAAAAAGCACTTTAAGGGACACAATAGATCACGGGCTGTACCAGGACCAGAACCGCTTATGGAGACTCTTCAGGGAAATCCTGGACGGACTCGCTTACATCCATCAGCAG GGTATGATTCACAGGGACCTGAAACCTGTCAACATCTTCCTGGACTCGCAGGACCACGTGAAGATTGGAGACTTTGGCCTGGCTACAGACCATCCTGCTAGTGTG GCTGCAGGTAAATATGAAGTGGAAGAGCACAGCACAGGATTGGTGCCCAAATCAGACCCAACAG ATAACATGACAGGTATGGTTGGCACTGCCCTTTACGTCAGCCCCGAGGTTCAGGGAAACACCAAAGCCACCTACAACCAA AAAGTGGACCTGTTTAGTTTAGGCATCATCCTCTTTGAGATGTCCTATCGGCCCATGACCACCGGCGCCGAGCGGATTTCTGTCCTGGGCCAGCTTCGTGGG gAGCCCATCGTCTTTCCTCAGGACTTCTGTACCAATGAGATAAGTACGCAG ATGAAAGTGATCGAGTGGCTGCTGAACCACGACCCAGCCCTGCGGCCCACCGCCCAGGAGGTGCTGAAGAGCGAATTGCTGCCTTTGCCACAGATGGAGGAGTCTGAGCTTCACGAGGTGCTCCAGCACACCATGGCCAACGTCAATGGCAAAGCCTATCGCACCATGGTGGGCCAGCTGTTTGCCCAGGACATCTCTCCTGTCATGGACTACACATATGATATCGACCTGCACAGG GGCAACTTCAGCTTTAACGGTGCAAAATTGCAGCAGCATGTGCACGAAACAATCATAAGGATCTTGAAGAAGCACG GTGCGGTGCGTCTCCAAACCCCACTGCTCTTCCCCAGAAACAAGAAGCTGTACGATGGTAGCGAGCTGGCTTGCTTCATGGACCATAGCGGAATGCTGGTTACGCTGCCTTACGACCTGCGC ATGGCGTTCGCAAGATTTGTCGCTCGCAACAATATCACCCACCTCAAGAG GTATAGCATCGATCGCGTCTTCCGCCCCAGGAAGCTGGATCGAGCGCACCCCAGGGAGCTCCTGGAATGTGCCTTTGACATCATCACACCCGTCACCAACAGCCTGCTCCCTGACGCCGAGGCCATTTACGCCATCTCTGAAATAATCCAGGAATTCCCCATCCTTCAG GAAAGGAACTATCACATTTACCTGAACCACACCAGCCTGTTGAAGGCCATCCTGCTGCACAGCGGGATCCCCGAGGACAAACTGAGCCAGGCCTCCATTATCCTGTGTGACTCCATG agCGAAAAGTTGACCAAACGTGAGGTGGAGGCAAAGTTCTGCAACTTCTCACTGTCGACCAAAAGC TTGCAGACGTTGTACAAGTACATCGAGCAAAAGGGggagctgcaggacctgctgccgctgctgacAACACTGACCAAACACAAGACGGCTGTCAGTCAACACGCCAAGCAGGGGAtcaaggacctggaggaggtcaCGGGGTTGCTGAATAAACTGGGGGTGAAACTGCAG GTGGTGATTAATTTAGGGCTGGTTTACAAGGTGCAACATCACACAGGAGTCATCTTCCAGTTTGTGGCTTTTATTAACAAACGCAAGAAAATGGTGGCGGATATCATCGCCGCCGGAGGACGCTACGATCACTTG ATTGTGGAGTTTCGAGGTCCAGCATCTATTGTACCAGTCCCCTCTGCAGTGGGAGCCAGTTTAGCCCTTGAAAAAGTCTGTGTTGCCCTGGCTGGCATGGAGGAGCca CCTTCGGTGAGTTCCTGCGACGTTCTGGTGGTCCCGGTCGGACATTCTTCAATGACCAGAGCCATTAATGTTGTCCAGAAGCTGTGGAGCACCGGCATCTCTGCAGACATCACCTACGACGTCTCACAG TCTCAGGAGACGTTGCTGGAGCACTGCAGGCTGGCCGGCATCAACTGCACGGCCCTGGTCTCTGACAAGGAGGGCAGCTACGTGAAG GTCAAATCCTTCGAGAAGGACCGACAGTATGAAAAGAGGATCCCCGACTGGGACTTGGTGGACCACATCATCCAGAAGTGTCGGAACAAATTCTTTGAGGAAAGAAACATCAG AGAGGTCCCTGACAGCATGGCCCTCCAGAACCCTAAAGGAtcgctgctcagctcttcag GCTCCTCTGAACcacacggcagcagcagcatcgtgaACGTGAACGTCATCAGCCCGGAGAAGGTGTCGGCCAGCGTGCGGCGGCGCTACGAGACTCAG ATCCAGACCAGGCTGCAGAACCTGGGAAGCAATCTGCAGAACAAAAGCAACGACATCGAGGTTCTGGCT GTGGACCTGCAGAGGGAAACGCTGatcaacttcctgtctttggag TTTGACAGTGAATTCCAGTTCGACAGCAGCGTGAAGACCCTCCTGTCCCGGCTGCCCAAGCAGCGCTACCTGAAGTCCATCTGCGACGAGCTGCACCGCTTCAAAATCGCCAAAAA GGTCGGCGTGGTGGTTCTGTACAGCTACAGGGACGACTACTACAAGATCCTGGTCTGA